The uncultured Desulfovibrio sp. DNA window CTCCGGGCAATGCGGCAGAATACGGCCCTGCCGGAATTCACGGCAGAGCTTTCGCTGCTGCCGGAGAGCACGCGCGCCCTGTTCCGGGCCGTGGCGCCGCAGTCCATGGAACGTCTTGACGCCGCGCATCCGGCCTATACCCCCTTCCCGGCAGCGGCCAATCCGGCAGCGCTGCCGACCACCCATGGAGAACGGCGCGATTTTCTTGTCCGGCATCTGGATGCCTACAAGCATCACGAGGAAACCTTTGACAGGGGAACCTTCTATCATGGGCGCGGGCACGTGGCGCGGGCATACATCTTTGCCTCGGCCATGTGCAGCATTCTGGAAGAACAGGGGATTCCCGTGGACCGCAATGCCGTGCTCTGCGGCATCACCGGGCACGACATGGGCCGGCAGAACAACGGTACGGACTACTGGGAAGCAGACAGCGCCGCCCAGACCGTTGACGCCATGCGCACGGACTTTGGCAACGGCAGCCTGGGGGACGAGTATGCAACAGCCCTGCAACAGTGCCTCACCAAGCAGAGCGGTTCGCTGGAAGGCATGATCATCAAGGCGGCTGATTCCCTGGACTACGGCCGTGTGGCTCCCCTTGATCTCAGCCACATGCCCTTTTTGCGCGGCAAGAATGGCGAGAGCATTTCAGAGGCAGCCCAAAAAATACGCAAGGAACTGGGCAAGGAGGCCGACCGGCTGCAAAGCCTGAGCAATCCGCTGTGCCGCATCCGCCCGGAACTGGAACAGCTTGATGAACAGCTTTGGCGGCATCATGACAATCCCGACATGCGGGAACAGATACGGCAGCGGAAGGCGGAACTCATTGCCAAAGCCGGCCGCACCTTTGAAAGCGAATGGGCTATGAACGGGGCACAGTTCATGGCCGATATGGAAAACAAGATACGGGAGAGTGCCAAACAATTCCCCCTGCTGTCCCAATACTACCGCTAATGCAGCGCAACCTGCGGGGGGGCCTGCGGCTCCCCCTGTTCATTCCCCACGAAGGAGACCCACATGGAACTTGCCGCACTGCTGGCCGAACTGGGCAATGCACTGGGCATCGACGACCTTGGCCTTGATGCCGACGGACAGTGCGCCCTGCTTTTTGACGGAGAGCATACCATCACCTTCACCCCTGACAGCGAGGACCATTCCCTCATCCTGCACAGCGAGGTGGGCAAACTCTCTCCCCAGGACGACGCGCTCTGCCGCACCCTGCTGGAAGCCTCCCTGCTGGGCGCCCAGACAGGCGGAGCGGCCTTTGCCATTCATCCAGAACTGGATGCCATCATCCTCTGGAAACGCCATGATGCGCAGTTTGCCGATATGAACAGCCTGCAACAGGCCCTGCAGGCCTTTCTGGCGCAGGTTATCCACTGGAAGCAGCGCCTTGCCCGGCAGGAACCTGCCCCATCTTCCGGCAGCACCACGGACGCGGGGCTGCCGTCCTTCGGCCTGATGGTGTAACACCCCCAGGGGCAGACGCATGCTCCGGCTCTCCGCGCTGCGGTGAGCCGCGGCGTGCCTGCGCCCTGTCGCGCTTTTGCCCCCTGGCATGGCCCGGCGCACGCAATGGCGCACCTTCCCGGCGAGGGCACGCATGCCAACGGCGGCAGAAACATGCCGGAAGGCTTTTTCACGGCTGCGCGTTCTGGCCCGTGTCTGTTACGGGCTGGCAGAAGGACCTGCCGCCGGTGCTGTGCGTCATGACGACATCCGGCAGCCAGGCACCACACGACACCGCACGCGCTGCTGTCCGCCCTGTCAGCCGTTCTGCTCCCGGGGCGTTTTCTGGCCCTTCCTGACGGCCGGGATATGCGCGCCCTGAACCGCTCCCTGAACAGGCCGAGCGCTGGCCAGACGGGCGCAGTGCGGGCAGTTTCCTGCCGTGTCCAGCGATTTCAGAATGCCGCAATTTTCCCCCTGCCCCCCCTCGCAGCTGTGCAGCAGGGTCTGAAGGTGTTCCTTGAGGTGTTGCAGCGCGGCAATCTGCTCGTCCACCCTGGCAATATGCTCCGCCACCAGACCGTTGATCCAGCTGCAATTGGCCACGGGCTTGTCCCGAAAGGCCAGCAGGGCGCGTATTTCGTCCAGCTCCATGCCGTGCTGGCGGCAGTGCCGTATGAAGCGCAGGCGTTCCAGGTCCTTTTCGCCATACTGCCGGTAATTGCCCGCCGTGCGCTCTGGCGCCGGCAGCAGCCCTTCCCGTTCGTAATAGCGGATGGTTACCGGCTTGCAGCCGGTTATTCTGGCAAGCTCGCCAATTTTATAGTTCATGACATTTCCTCCGCAGAGACGCCCGCATGACCCGTCATGCTGTCCCGGAACCGTTCCGGCCTTGCGGCAGATGCTGCCGCGACGGTCTGTTTTCTGCATCATGCTCTCTTTACCTTGAGGATTTCCACAGGAAGGTCAAGCCTGCCTGGCGTGTCCATCCGCCCTGCCATCTTGTCTCTCGTGCCGGCTTGCCGTATGACATATTCATGACTACGGATTCTCACACTGCCACGGATACTGTCCGGCACAGCGGCGATGAAGGCCGCCTTGCCGCCGAAGACCAGCTGAGTCTGCTGCTGGAACTTACCCGCCTGCTCGGCGACACCCAGAACATACGCCAGGCCCTGGACAAGGCACTGGAGCTGATGTCGCGCCAGCTGCATCTCATGCGGGGCAGCATCACCCTGGTTTCGCCCGTCACCGGTGAAATCCGCATCGAGGCCGCGGTGGGCCTGAAGGCCTCGGAACGTTCGCGCGGGCGCTATGTTCCCGGCGAAGGCATCACCGGGCGCGTCATCCAGAGCGGCGAACCCATGTATATTTCCAATGTGTCCCAGGAGCCGCTTTTTCTGAACCGCACGCGCTCCCGCGATCTGAACAAGGAAGCCATCTCCTTCATCTGCGTGCCCATCAAGCTCAATACCCAGGTGGTGGGCGCCCTGTCGGTGGATCATCTGCTGACTGATACGGCCAGCCTGGAAGAAGAAGTGCGCCTGCTGGATATCGTGGCGGCCCTGCTGGCTCATGTGGCCCTGGAAAATCAGCGGCACATGGATGATGAGGAAGGCGTAGCCCGGCGTATTCCCGGCATTGTGGGCAATACGGCAATCATGCAGCACATCTATTCGCAGATCGAGCAGGTGGCCCCCTCGTCCACCACCGTGGTGCTGTACGGCGAATCCGGCACAGGCAAGGAACTGGCCGCCCGCGCCATCCATGCCGCCAGCGGCCGGGCGGGGAGGCCCTTTGTTTCCCTGAACTGTGCCGCCCTGCCGGAAAATCTCATTGAAAGCGAGATGTTCGGCCATGAAAAGGGCGCCTTCACCGGTGCCAACTCCACACGCAAGGGGCGCTTTGAACTGGCCGACGGCGGAACCCTCTTTCTGGATGAAGTGGGAGAGCTGAGCCTGGTCACCCAGGCAAAGCTGCTGCGCGTCTTGCAGGAACGCAGCTTTGAGCGCCTGGGCGGCACCGAAACCCTGCATGTGGACACGCGCATCGTGGCGGCCACCAATCGCGATCTGGAAAAAATGGTGGCCGCGGGGCAGTTCCGTCGCGACCTTTTCTACCGCCTCAATGTCTTTCCCATCATCCTGCCTCCCCTGCGGGAGCGCCGCGAGGATATTCTGCCCCTGGCCCAGCATTTCATCCGCAAGTTTGCCCGCCTGAACGGACACGAGGATGTGCGGCTCTCGCTGGCGGTCATGGACATGCTGCAACGCTATGACTGGCCCGGCAATATCCGCGAGCTAGAAAACACCATGGAGCGTGCCGTCCTGCTGCTGGGGCATTCCGACCTGATCCTGCCGCAGCATCTGCCCGCGGCCCTGCACAGCGAGCACTGTGCCGTGCATGCCGGCAGCCGCCTGGATGCACCGGCATGCCCTGTGCTTTCCGTTTCCCTGCAGGATCGCCTCAACGAGCTGGAACGGGCCTGCATTGTGGAAGCCATGCGGGCCACCGGCGGGCAGATGGGCAAGGCCGCTGCCCGGCTGGGACTGACCGAGCGCATCATGGGCCTGCGCCTCAAGAAGTATGGCCTGAGCTACAAGGATTTTCGGATGCCACATGGCGAATCCGACACTTCCACGGAATCGTAGATTTTTTATATCAAAAATATTTCAGTATGTTATTGCTGTATTCAAGCAAATTCCCCATGTCGCGGCCTGTTCTCTCGGCCAAAAAATGACATTTTTGTACTTTTGCTGCATGCGGCTGTTTTTCCCTGTGCATACCCGCAAAATGTGCCCAAACGTCCGGGACAGGGTGCTGTTTCCGGCATGAAGCAGGATTTTTTCCCATCAGAATGCCGTGCCAACAGATGCGGGCAGGGAGCTGCCGGCGTTTACCCCCTCGTGTGCGGCCATGGCAGGCTTTTCCTGGTTGTTCGGGCAAACAAGGAAAGCCTTTTTTCTACAAAATGGTGTAAAATTGTCAGACAATTCCCTATATCATACATAGGTTTTATATATATCTAACTAAAATTACAAAATTTTTTAATTTTGGCACGTGTGATGCAGATAAAGAGACAACAACGCGTTCTTCACGCAGACTGTTTCCATCTGGAGGATCACATGAGCGAATCTCGCAGCACAGCCGTCCTTTCCGCCCTGGCCGCCACCATTCCCGCGGAACAGGGCAATCTGCCTGAATTCGGCAGTAATGTTTTCGGCTTGGAAGCCATGCGCAAACGTCTTCCCCGCGATGTCTTCCAAAAGCTGGCCGACATCATCCGCAGCGGCGGGCGTCTTGATCCCGCCATTGCCGATGTGGTGGCCAATGCCATGAAGGATTGGGCCATCGAACAGGGGGCCACCCACTATACCCACTGGTTCCAGCCCATGACCGGTCAGACGGCGGAAAAGCATGATGCCTTTCTGTCGCCCCTGTCCGATGGTCATGTGCTGAGCGAATTTTCTGGCAAGATGCTCATCAGCGGCGAGCCCGATGCCTCTTCCTTCCCCTCTGGCGGGCTGCGTTCCACCTTTGAGGCCCGCGGCTATACCGCCTGGGACCCCTCGGTGCCGGTGTTCATCATCCGCGGCCCCTATTCGGCCACCCTGCACATCCCCACCTTTTTCTATTCCTACTCCGGTGAAGCGCTGGACCGCAAAATTCCGCTGATGCGCTCCCTGGAAGCCCTGTCGCGTCAGGCCGTGCGCATGCTGCGCCTCTTCGGCAATACCAATGTGACTGCCGTGCGGGCCATGGTGGGGCCGGAACAGGAATACTTCCTCGTTGACAGCCGCCTGGCTGCCCTGCGCCCGGACATCATGCTCACGGGCCGTACGCTGCTGGGTTCTCCCTCCCCCAAGGGGCAGGAAATGGAGGACCACTATTTCGGCGCCATTCCGGCCAGGGTCATGAGCTTCATGCAGGATGTGGAACGCGAACTGCTGGCCCTGGGCATTCCCGTCAAGACCCGTCACAATGAAGTGGCCCCCGGTCAGTTTGAACTGGCTCCCATTTACGAAGAAGCCAACCTGGCCTGCGACCACAACATGCTGACCATGAATATGCTGCGGCATCTGGCCGCGCGCCATGGCTTTGTGTGCCTGCTGCATGAAAAGCCCTTTGCCGGCGTCAACGGCAGCGGCAAGCATAACAACTGGTCCCTGTGTTCCTCCGACGGGCAGAATCTGCTCAACCCCGGCTCCACCCCGCAGGACAACGCCCAGTTCCTCGTCTTCCTGGTGGCGACCATCCGCGCCGTCCATCAGCATGCCACGGCGCTGCGCCTGGGAACCATCGGCGCCGGCAATGACCATCGTCTGGGCGCCAACGAAGCGCCGCCGGCCATTCTGTCCGTCTACCTGGGCGATGAGCTGACGGCCGTACTGGAAAGCATGGCCAACGGCACCCCCCTGAAGACGCATGGCGGCGGCTTCATGGAAATCGGCGTGTCCAGCCTGCCGCCCCTGCCCCGCGACAGCACCGACCGTAACCGCACCAGCCCCTTTGCCTTCACGGGCAACAAGTTTGAATTCCGGGCCACGGGGTCCTCGCAGTCGGTGGCTCCTGTCAACATCGCCCTCAACGCGGCCGTTGCCTGCGTGCTGGACGATATGGCCACGGAAATGGAAAACCGCATGGCGCAGGGCGAAACCCTCAATGCTGTCCTGCAGGATATGCTGCCCCGCCTCATCCGTGAAGACATGCCCGTTGTTTTCAATGGCAACGGCTACTCCGCCGACTGGCCGGAAGAAGCTGCCCGCCGCGGTCTGCCCAACCATACCGACACGGTGGCCGCGCTGGAACACTACAGCGATCCTGCGGTGATGGATGTCTTCCGTCGGCACGGCATCCTCAATGAACGGGAAATGCTTGCCCGCCAGGAAATCCTGCTGGAACACTACGTTCATGCCATCACCATCGAGGCCCGTACCCTGCGTGACATGGTGAACCGCCAGGTTCTGCCGGTGGCGCGTCAGGCCCAGAAGGATGCCGCCGTGCTGGTGCGTGA harbors:
- a CDS encoding type III secretion system chaperone, translating into MELAALLAELGNALGIDDLGLDADGQCALLFDGEHTITFTPDSEDHSLILHSEVGKLSPQDDALCRTLLEASLLGAQTGGAAFAIHPELDAIILWKRHDAQFADMNSLQQALQAFLAQVIHWKQRLARQEPAPSSGSTTDAGLPSFGLMV
- a CDS encoding Cd(II)/Pb(II)-responsive transcriptional regulator, with the protein product MNYKIGELARITGCKPVTIRYYEREGLLPAPERTAGNYRQYGEKDLERLRFIRHCRQHGMELDEIRALLAFRDKPVANCSWINGLVAEHIARVDEQIAALQHLKEHLQTLLHSCEGGQGENCGILKSLDTAGNCPHCARLASARPVQGAVQGAHIPAVRKGQKTPREQNG
- a CDS encoding sigma 54-interacting transcriptional regulator, whose protein sequence is MTTDSHTATDTVRHSGDEGRLAAEDQLSLLLELTRLLGDTQNIRQALDKALELMSRQLHLMRGSITLVSPVTGEIRIEAAVGLKASERSRGRYVPGEGITGRVIQSGEPMYISNVSQEPLFLNRTRSRDLNKEAISFICVPIKLNTQVVGALSVDHLLTDTASLEEEVRLLDIVAALLAHVALENQRHMDDEEGVARRIPGIVGNTAIMQHIYSQIEQVAPSSTTVVLYGESGTGKELAARAIHAASGRAGRPFVSLNCAALPENLIESEMFGHEKGAFTGANSTRKGRFELADGGTLFLDEVGELSLVTQAKLLRVLQERSFERLGGTETLHVDTRIVAATNRDLEKMVAAGQFRRDLFYRLNVFPIILPPLRERREDILPLAQHFIRKFARLNGHEDVRLSLAVMDMLQRYDWPGNIRELENTMERAVLLLGHSDLILPQHLPAALHSEHCAVHAGSRLDAPACPVLSVSLQDRLNELERACIVEAMRATGGQMGKAAARLGLTERIMGLRLKKYGLSYKDFRMPHGESDTSTES
- a CDS encoding glutamine synthetase III yields the protein MSESRSTAVLSALAATIPAEQGNLPEFGSNVFGLEAMRKRLPRDVFQKLADIIRSGGRLDPAIADVVANAMKDWAIEQGATHYTHWFQPMTGQTAEKHDAFLSPLSDGHVLSEFSGKMLISGEPDASSFPSGGLRSTFEARGYTAWDPSVPVFIIRGPYSATLHIPTFFYSYSGEALDRKIPLMRSLEALSRQAVRMLRLFGNTNVTAVRAMVGPEQEYFLVDSRLAALRPDIMLTGRTLLGSPSPKGQEMEDHYFGAIPARVMSFMQDVERELLALGIPVKTRHNEVAPGQFELAPIYEEANLACDHNMLTMNMLRHLAARHGFVCLLHEKPFAGVNGSGKHNNWSLCSSDGQNLLNPGSTPQDNAQFLVFLVATIRAVHQHATALRLGTIGAGNDHRLGANEAPPAILSVYLGDELTAVLESMANGTPLKTHGGGFMEIGVSSLPPLPRDSTDRNRTSPFAFTGNKFEFRATGSSQSVAPVNIALNAAVACVLDDMATEMENRMAQGETLNAVLQDMLPRLIREDMPVVFNGNGYSADWPEEAARRGLPNHTDTVAALEHYSDPAVMDVFRRHGILNEREMLARQEILLEHYVHAITIEARTLRDMVNRQVLPVARQAQKDAAVLVRETQALVQDCESEMALFRTLRKHVTGLAEGVSTLEAALEMAMGGQTAHEQAVRARDSIIPAMLLCREHADALEQLVNDVDWPLPRYAELLWVH